The following DNA comes from Quercus robur chromosome 1, dhQueRobu3.1, whole genome shotgun sequence.
TCAGTGAGTGAGGAGAATGAATTCCTCCGCATGCAGGTATTctatttgctttcttttatacaaagtttctttctttcaatttcaaatttattttatatgataGAATTTGGTTTCTTTCTCATTTAGTACATCAAATTCTGTTTATCACAGGCTATACAAAACCAACTAGAAATGGACACACTCCACAAGAAACTAGAACTTTGcatggaagagaaagaaaaatttgaaaGGTAATTGTGTGACTTGCATATACCAGTTTTAATGTTGAAATCTTGTCTCAATGCGTAATAAACCAATTAGGTATATTACACTTTGACCTACTCTATTCTATACCCAATGGTGACTTGTAGAatcttgtttctttctttctctttttaaaaatattttcaacttttcttcactCCTTGTCATTTCAACCATTaacattattaattataaaatcatgCAGAAATGTCAATGACTTGGTAACAAAACTTGATGAAGAGAGAACCTATAGAACCACAAAAGAAGGAATACAGCAAGTTGAGCTTCCTTCTTTGCCAACTGACGTTCCCATTATCAATTTGAATGACCAAATGGAACTGAAAACAATGGTTGATGCCATTGCTGCTGCTAGTCAAAGAGAAGCAAAGGCTCATGAGACAGCAATTATGTTATCCAAAGAGAATGATGAACTGCGGATGAAGCTTAAGGTCTTGATTGAGGATAACAATAAACTCATTGAATTGTATGAAAGGGCTGCTGCAGAAGGTAACTACAAAACTACAAATAAAATTGACAGGGCTGAAGAAGGTGGCACTGAAGCTCAGAATACTGATGGTTTCACTGAACTTGCCAGAGAAAAAGAGTTTGAGATGAAAAATGTGATTGAAAACTTAGAGCATCAGCTTTTGGATATTAATGAAGAGAACGAAAAATTAATGGGTCTATATGAAAGAGCCATGCAGGAGAGGGATGAGCTAAAGAGGATGCTTTCTTCTTCTGGACAGAGAAGAGGTGAATCCAAATTAGAATTTGATTGCCCTGAAAAGCTTGTTGAAGTCGATGGCATGGATCATATTGAGTCAGGTGAACTTCCTATGTCTGTGGAGGTTAGAGATTTGATTGGGGAGACAGGTCTCATGGGCTTAAACCTGCAGGATAGAAGTCATGAATTTGCGAAACCTGCCAAATCTGGAGTGGAAATTCCCACGGTGGAAAACAATATTTCTGGATTAAATGTGGAAGTTGATTCCGGTCTAGGTCTTGGGGATTCTCAAGTAATGAAAGAAAATCAAACTGATCCTCAAGGAGATGCATATTTTGAGTCAGATAGACCTCCTTGCTTTGTTGGAACAAAAATGTCAGTGGAGGAAAGCACAGATTTAGTTGAACCTGTTGCGTCCTATGAAGTGAAAATATCTGATGAAGAAACTGGCACCTCTGGCTTACATCCTTTGGATTGTCAAGCAGATTCTGCAACTCAGACTGATGCTGGGAATCTTTCTGACATGGAAACAGACCCATCCAATCTCAATGCTGTAAAGCTGTCAGAAGATCTGAATTTAATCAGAATGAAGCTGGCAAGGGCAGATGAACAACTTTTAGATTCTGCTAAAAGTATTACTAGTTTTGGTTCACTTGAGAAAGCAATTATTGAGGTTAATAAGCTCTCAAGAAATATAGAAGAAATGGAAGATGGAATTAAGGACAAGATGCAACAGTTTGAATCACTTAAAGTCTCTACTatagaaatgaaagaaagaagatcTCTTATTGACAATAAGTTTTCAgctctcaaatacactctgtcTGACTTCTTTTCATCTATGGTTTATTTTGAACAACGAGAAGCTCGAGCCAGAACAAGGGTAATTACTTCAACTTCTTATCTGGACCGGAAGAAAGATGAATTGGCTCGTCTTCAAACCCAGAAGGATGAAATTGAGACTGCAAAGAGGAAGCTTCAGCAATCTGAAGTGGAATTGAGGAACAACCTTGCATCCTTGAAATCAAAACTGGAGGAAGAAAACAGGAAACAAGAAAACGAAAAAGTTCTCTTTGCTATAGATAATGTTGAGAGAATAGACCCCTCACCAAAAATATTACATTTGGGTGGTAAAGCCACTGAATTACTCAAGTCTGAGGAAGAGAAAACCAAATTGCAAACTGAGATGAAGCTGTCTCGGGAAAAACTTGGGGCCATAAGAAAGGAATCTGAAGATTTGAGCAGGAAGTATGGACAGGCAGACACAGAGATGCAAGCAGTTCAAGCAGAGGTACAGAAAGGTTTGAGGTCTGTGGAAGAGATGGAGCTGGCACTACAAGGTGTACTCCAAGAGAAGGAGACGTTGTTGGAGATGAGAGAGAATGGAAagactgaaattgaaaatatgattGTTGAATACCAGCAGCATGTGTATGATGCAGATTTGAAGGAGTCAGAGTTGAAAATTGTGGAGGAAGAATTGCAGATGGAGATGAGGAGAGTGAAAGAATTACAAAATGCAAGGTCTACAGCCATGGAGGAGATAACTGGATTATTGGAGTGTACAACAAGTTGTCATTCATGCTGCTTATCAGAGAAGATGAATGAAGAGCTGCAAAAGGTTCGGGCATCTGTTTTGGAGGCAAAATCATTGCTAGGGGAATGCCATTGAAATTGACAGTTAAGTCTTCTGCTTAACTTGTCATTATATAGCATTGAATATTCCACAAAAGCAAAAACTGTGATTCATTTCATGCACACTTGTAATTGACTATCACCTTTATGTATAATTGCTCTTGCATTGATTACCACCCCAAGAGTAATATCTTGTTATATATGTCATGTCATTCTCGTTTGGTAAGGTTGTTTTCTATGTTTTCAATGactttgttttttgggttgtgCAAGTGTCAAAAGTGCATGTGTGCTCGTGCCTAGTCG
Coding sequences within:
- the LOC126724561 gene encoding kinesin-like protein KIN-12E isoform X1, translating into MAFISETASAIKSRFGFHDHSSKCSSTSSSPDLLKSTSKDNNAAVAHSNSVVRTISNWDEDDTVSIAGSSSTQSFDFDEDPSFWKDHNVQVIIRVRPLSSTEISLQGYTKCVRQESYQTITWTGHPESRFTFDVVADENVSQEKLFKVAGLPMVENCMGGYNSCMFAYGQTGSGKTHTMLGDIEGGTRRHSVNCGMTPRVFEHLFTRIQKEKEARRDEKLRFTCKCSFLEIYNEQILDLLEPSSNNLQIREDIKKGVYVENLKEIEVTSARDVIQQLIQGASNRKVAATNMNRASSRSHSVFTCIIESKWDSQGVSHHRFARLNLVDLAGSERQKSSGAEGERLKEATNINKSLSTLGLVIMNLVNMSNGKSLHVPYRDSKLTFLLQDSLGGNSKTTIIANISPSSCCSLETLSTLKFAQRAKFIKNNAIVNEDASGDVIAMRIQIQQLKREVSRLRGLASEGENQDSDTSTLGFPGSPGSFKWEGLHGSFSPLASGKRMSQKKDYEVALVGAFRREKDKDIALQALTAENQAAVQLVKQRENEIKVLKMGLRFREAAIKRLEAVASGKILAETHLLKEKEEHWKEIEVLRGQVARNQEVTRFAMENLQLKEEIRRLKSFYEEGEREMMKEQIGVLQNKLLEALDWKLMHESDPSIQKANSDVVMEEVQDDGNLQISNQEPGSPWRSSVSEENEFLRMQAIQNQLEMDTLHKKLELCMEEKEKFERNVNDLVTKLDEERTYRTTKEGIQQVELPSLPTDVPIINLNDQMELKTMVDAIAAASQREAKAHETAIMLSKENDELRMKLKVLIEDNNKLIELYERAAAEGNYKTTNKIDRAEEGGTEAQNTDGFTELAREKEFEMKNVIENLEHQLLDINEENEKLMGLYERAMQERDELKRMLSSSGQRRGESKLEFDCPEKLVEVDGMDHIESGELPMSVEVRDLIGETGLMGLNLQDRSHEFAKPAKSGVEIPTVENNISGLNVEVDSGLGLGDSQVMKENQTDPQGDAYFESDRPPCFVGTKMSVEESTDLVEPVASYEVKISDEETGTSGLHPLDCQADSATQTDAGNLSDMETDPSNLNAVKLSEDLNLIRMKLARADEQLLDSAKSITSFGSLEKAIIEVNKLSRNIEEMEDGIKDKMQQFESLKVSTIEMKERRSLIDNKFSALKYTLSDFFSSMVYFEQREARARTRVITSTSYLDRKKDELARLQTQKDEIETAKRKLQQSEVELRNNLASLKSKLEEENRKQENEKVLFAIDNVERIDPSPKILHLGGKATELLKSEEEKTKLQTEMKLSREKLGAIRKESEDLSRKYGQADTEMQAVQAEVQKGLRSVEEMELALQGVLQEKETLLEMRENGKTEIENMIVEYQQHVYDADLKESELKIVEEELQMEMRRVKELQNARSTAMEEITGLLECTTSCHSCCLSEKMNEELQKVRASVLEAKSLLGECH